The genomic segment TGTAATCGCCCTTTCAGCTTTGTCACTCGAGATGTGCGGTCGATGATCTCGTGCGGTATGCATCGTGTTCGATATTTGCTAGGTCTAGGCTTGGCTTTAAACACTGATGGTGCAAATGTATTGTGGGGACGATGAGGAATATTTGAAAGGCTTTGGCTGCTGAATTCATCAATGAATGCACGAATGATGAGCTTATGCGATCGTGTTCGATATATCTTTTTCAAAGATTTGAAAGTGTGTGACAGAGTTAATATGACAAAACTAAATTGGTGTtatgaatcaactcatcattaaatcaatcgataaaattattaaaatatccttatattttaaataaagtaTATTATTACCAAAATACTATTATCTTTTTctattctaaaaattaaactcaTGATTGAATTAGTAGTGAAACCAAAGATATATATCTTtcatcttttcatattttttagtGAATTAAAACTATGATGGATTTGAAATTGTAAGTGCataatttataaagaaaaatgCGTAAAACTAAATGCAGTAAAAACATGTCCCaaatttggttcttatttaaTCTCATTTCCATGCCATCTTAAACGACGTAGTCTCAAAATGACCAGTTCTTTTAAAGAAAGTACTAATATACATAGGTTTATAATTCTTACaatataattcatgaaaattttgagTGAGTATACGCTGTATTTGCACTCTGATTCTCTTCAGTTTGATTCAATACAATTTTACCTCACCGGAGATCAACAACGTCGAACTTTATCTTTGGGTTCATAAATACATGAGAGCAATGCTCGTAGATTGGTGTTCCATCTAAAGGCTCCTCATGCGGATGAAATCCTCGTTGTTGACAGTTCCGAATGATGGACACACCGCCTGGATCGGACAGATGAAAGATACCATGTGGGCTGTAACCAGATGCAAAAGCTTCGTTAGCAAGTAAAAGTATGCAAAAACCTCGTATATAACAGGAATTGTTCATAAGATTAAACCTAATCTAATCATTCTCAACATCATTAGCTTAGCAGAGAAAAAATTGTTCGCTTAGAAACACGAATATATCCCAGCCTTTACTACTTTCATCGGCTAGTAgaaatgaaatattaaagataGAATATGCTTCTGCATAACAAGCAATTCAGAGAAAAGAATTGTTAATAGAATCTCGACAATCCATGTACAATAGTCAAAATAATCTCTGTACTATAGAACTGAGAAATTCAATTCTTTTACGGTAGATACTAGGGCAAACAAGCAGAATCGATAATAATGTTAATGGAAAACTGTCTAAATGCTGATGTGGACTGTTGAAATCCGACaaacaataattaaattactTGGTCCTATAGTACAAGACTTAATTGCACCTTTTAGCAATAGTATAGGGACTGCCTACATActaaaaacagaaagaaaaaataaGTTTCTCCTTATTTCCATGCAGCAAAATATATCGGCATCTCAAAACATGACCGCAATAGAAAACACTTGTCTAATCATGACATATTTGCATTTGCAAGTATAATACTGTCATATTTCATTGAATTCAATGACTTTATCATTAGGAGAAAATGAGAATCTACCTGGATGTATCGGTAGGGGCCATAACAATTGCAATTGCTTCTGGTAAcataatctaaaaataataataagaaagaaTTTTGTCAAAGAATTGTATAATATGTAATCATAAAGGAATGATTTGCACAGTAAGACTGGATTTACCTGATATGAGTAATGAGTGTGAAGATCAACCGATGACATGAAACAAGTCTGAGTTGGGTGTGtctgaaaattaaaagaaaaagaaaattgcaaAGCATTTAAACTTTTTAGATGCGCGAAACCATTTGTCTGCAAAAGTGCACTTAGATGTTCAGATGCATTCTTATTTCTCCAGCATGAATCCAGCTTCATGAAGGAGATTAAGTGATGCACAGAATATCAGAACACCATATAATGCTAATCAGAGGATTAATGGAGATTAAAAAGCAAAATACAGACTCCAAAGAAGCACAAACTTCACCAAGCTACGTGTAGAAAATACTGAACTACATCAGTCAAAAAGCCCAGAAAGAAAATCAAATACAGGTGGTAAACTGATAACATGCTAAAGTAACCTGGCTTTCATATATCTAGAATAGTATGTTACCCATTACAATTAAGTCAAGCTCAAGCAACCAACATAAGCTTTGTAAACCAGAATATCATGGGTTAactttaaaataacatatttatgttTGCAAGATTGCAACAGTGGAGTAAACCAGAAATGATAATAGCATTAAATGAAATAGAATGCTTGATAAGTGAGCTTTTTGCATACCCATTGTCAAATGTATTCATTCAAAAAGAATGCATAGAGGAAAAGAAAACTTAATTACACAAATATCCACAGTAAACTCAAGGCTTGTTAACTTACATGAATCCAACCCAGTGGAAACAGAGACAATTTATCTTGAActtcaaaaatttcttcttcatttaATGTTGAACActgaaaagtaaaataaataaaaaatttattgcaAACAGTACTAAAGCATATGGATACAATAATGGTTTAACACTTTTCTGTAAAAATACTATTAGTTCACAGGATTGTAAGAAAATATACTAGAAAGAACAAAAAGTCATACCGAATCTGAAGTGGACTCCTGCTTTGGGATTATAAGTGTGGTGATATGGAAAACCCTGTTTTTCTAGTCACAAAATCAATAGTATAAATAACCTCCAGCAGAAACTTTGAAGCCCCTATTTCCCAACTCTCTCAAACAAAAATGCTATGAACTATAAGAACATAGTTTCTCACCAATGATCCCGCTAGAACACCACATGTTTCCAAATTTTTTTCTGTATTTGCCCGAGCTAGTCGTAAGAAATCCTCCATCATGTGTACTGGCTGCAGAATATGCCAAGAATtcaaatataaatcaacaagaagaCCAAAATCTGATGATTATTAAATTCCAGCAAGTAATAGGGAAGAACAAGAATTTGATACAGCAGACATACAACATGTAAATGCTGATATGAATTAGTGTTTGGCATTCCATCTTCAGATGGCTTTGCTGGACCAGGTCTTGGATCAGCCACTCTTGATGGAGGTATTGGAGTAATGTCTTGCTGCACTTGAGCAAGAACAGGAGGAGGCAAAGGTTGTTTGATACTGACAAACTGGAAAGGGTCCTCCTTTGCTTCGGTAATCAAAGGGTGACACGAACCCTCAGCAGGCTGTAACCATCGACCATCATCTAAGGAGAGCACTGACTCCATTGCAGAACCAACCTGTCCTGGATCACCATCTTTTACAGCCAAAGGACCGTATTGTCCAGCCTGATTTGGCCTATGATAAATTGTAACAGCAAATAGACAAATGTTAAAGCAGCCACATTGTAGGGACAAAACTAAAGCTCAACATATATTCTATCTTAATTTTCCAGAATATCTAAAGGAAAAGATCACATGATGATGGATAAATAGAAATGACTATCAGCTTAAAGACAAATGATTAGAATTTCTGGAAAGCCCTACCCTGAATTTTCCGCAGGAACCAAGTCCATATTGCTTGGATATTGAACCTGCATTATATAGCAGAACCAATTATTTGATGCAGGTTTTGCAGTTAAGCATGAAAAAGACATTATACAATCGATAAGGAAAGAAGAGAGAGAGATAGCAGACAGAGGTTTACCTTTATCTCAGCACTAGGTCCAAGCCACTGGCCTCGAAGACCATTAGGACCAAGAAACGAGTGTCTAGACAATGTTTCTTTATTTGGAAGTGGTATATTGAGAGACCTGAACAGATCCAGGAATAAGTAGAACATGTCAGCCTTAGGAAAAAGTTCTTCAATAATTCTTTTTTTACTACGACTTTGGATCTTCATGGCGACGAGTTAGATTCATAGACACAAACAAATATGGCAAAGTGCAAAGGCCAAAAAATCAAGATGATGTTGTAATGCAGAAGTAACACAATATAGAATCTATTGCATGGCCATGAATTTGACATCAATTAATCCCTTTTCCAATAGGTACCAGCTAAAGCACagagtttaattttaattgatccAACCATAGAACTGCTGATTTTTGGATTGCAAAGGTACAACTTTGAGGTTTCATAATTCAAATCATCAGTAACAAGGGGGAAGACAGAACTTACAACTTCTGGAACTGCTTGTCAAATTgattactattattgttatacTTCCATGAAGATTGAACAGCCATGTTGGCAGGCTGCATCCAAATAAAATGGAAAACAGAGCTATAATATTAGACATTCTATTAAAAAGCACAAAagcataaaaaagaaaacaaaatcgaACAACCATGAACACATAAACAAGGAAACAAGATATAAATAATTGCCACATTGCACCCTCCAGTTATAAACAGATTAGTACCTGCTTAATATCCAAGTTCATACTAGATCCTTTATTTACATGGGGCCACTCCAAAGGTGATGTCTTCTCGAAGCCATAGGAAGTGGTTTTATAGCCATCAGGTTCAAGCAATTTAGCCCCTGCACGAGCTTTATTTAGTTCTTCAATTCTCCGGTGAACCTTTGGTTTCAAAGATTCAAGCTCATCAAGTACAGCTAAAAGCCTCTACAAATAAGAAGCATTACAACAAAAACATCATTAAATTCCATTTGAGCAGACTCGCGTCATACAGCAACAAGAACAACAAGAAACAATTAAGCCTCACCTTTCTATACATAGCCTTTTCTTTCTGAAGTGAAACATGGTAATCCCGATGAAATGGTATAGTTTCTGATACCAAactgataaaaaaaaattcccaaataAGCTTAACACAAATTaatctcatatttttttattcaatcagAGCTTCGCTTCACTCACCTTGAATATCTTAGTAGTATTATATACAAATCTACTATATTCTTTTCGTCTCGGTAAATGCTTgcctgaaaatttaaaaattagtttaaaaaacTTGTAATCTCCCAaacatttcaataaaataaatgaactaaGTATTCCCTGTTACAAAATGAAGCTAATAAGCACTTAAATTACCAGCATTtcaaatattaagataattaattacgaaaaatgAGCTAATCAAAGCATTAAACTATAAATTCAGTatcaattaaaactttaaaagaaaaaactataCATATACCTAAAATTTCAAGCAAACATAAAAAAACGAAGTATTAGCAGGGCAATGTCACAAATTGAAGCTAATATGCACTTAACTTACCAgcattttcaaattttaacttaactTGTCATGATAAATAAACTAATCAAAGCATTAAAACTATAAACTCGGTAGCAATTAAAACTACTTTTCAGGGAAAAAAAGGTATGATTAAAACCAAGATTAAGCTAAAACTAAACATTAAGCGATAATAAATTCGTAATTATTAAGAAAAAAAGTAGGATTAGGGACAAAATTTCGATGGGGAACCTGTTTGAGGAGATTATCGGCGATTCGGTAATAATAATGGAGAGGAATTCGATTATCGACTTCGACTCTACGAGCCATCGCATTAACGTCGatcttcattttcttcctctatttcctttaacttttgttttctcgTTCGCCGATTAAATGCCGTAGTGTTCCGATTCTGATCGAAGATGAATTGTTTTGAACTTTGAACGTGTTAGCTAAGGAATTGAAATCGCAGAAAACTCTGtcgttttgaaaataaaaatgggagAGGCTTTCTTTGATTTATGTCGACACGGGGTGGTTTcgctttttttttcaaaactgacccaaataaaataattatttacaaaaatgattCAAGTGCAAAATTTTGTAcgaaaaatgacctattttctaTAGTGTATGTTGGTGTCGGTCATCTTACCGCCGGCACCACCCTCTATCATCCCGCAACCATTACCCCATGATTACCtggttcataaaaaaaaaaaaattttgtgttAGCACTGTGTTTGCCGATATCAGTATGTATTTTTTTCGAATAGATATTAAAAATATTGGTATTttgagattttaaaataaaataaaaatattttaatagatttcGGTATTTACGTTGCTGGTAcagattcaaatttaaaaaaaaaaaagtatttcaaTCTTTTTGGTGTTTGTGTTCCCGTTGCCAGCATTGGTGttagaaattattttctttttgtcggCCTTCCCTTTGCCAGcgtctattaaaatattatttttttcttttttttttaaatctcgaAATACCAGTATTTCTAAGgtgtatttcaaaaaatatatagcAGTGCTGGCGAACACAGTGCCAGcaccaaataaatattttttaagggaCCGAGCAATCATGGGCGATGA from the Gossypium hirsutum isolate 1008001.06 chromosome D09, Gossypium_hirsutum_v2.1, whole genome shotgun sequence genome contains:
- the LOC107892102 gene encoding AMSH-like ubiquitin thioesterase 3; this encodes MKIDVNAMARRVEVDNRIPLHYYYRIADNLLKQASIYRDEKNIVDLYIILLRYSSLVSETIPFHRDYHVSLQKEKAMYRKRLLAVLDELESLKPKVHRRIEELNKARAGAKLLEPDGYKTTSYGFEKTSPLEWPHVNKGSSMNLDIKQPANMAVQSSWKYNNNSNQFDKQFQKLSLNIPLPNKETLSRHSFLGPNGLRGQWLGPSAEIKVQYPSNMDLVPAENSGPNQAGQYGPLAVKDGDPGQVGSAMESVLSLDDGRWLQPAEGSCHPLITEAKEDPFQFVSIKQPLPPPVLAQVQQDITPIPPSRVADPRPGPAKPSEDGMPNTNSYQHLHVPVHMMEDFLRLARANTEKNLETCGVLAGSLKNRVFHITTLIIPKQESTSDSCSTLNEEEIFEVQDKLSLFPLGWIHTHPTQTCFMSSVDLHTHYSYQIMLPEAIAIVMAPTDTSSPHGIFHLSDPGGVSIIRNCQQRGFHPHEEPLDGTPIYEHCSHVFMNPKIKFDVVDLR